From the genome of Tenericutes bacterium MZ-XQ:
ATATTACAACTGCAATCGCATATAGTTCTGCAATTCCGCATGTAGGAAATGTGTATGAAGCTATACTTGCAGATGCGATTGCAAGATTTAAACGTTTGTCAGGCTATGACGTGCTATTTCAAACAGGAACTGATGAACATGGGCAAAAGATTGAAACTAAAGCTCAAGATAATGAATTATCACCTAAGGCATATGTGGATTTAATTTCGTCAGAAATAAAAAGAATCTATGATAAAGTTAATATCAGCTATGATCAGTTCGTAAGAACAACAGATGATGACCATGTTAAATCTGTTCAAGCAATCTTTAAAAAACTCTATGATCAAGGCGATATTTATTTAGGCAAATATGAAGGATGGTACTCTCTAAGCGAAGAGGCTTTTATCTTAGAAAAGGATATTGTTGATGGTAAAGCACCAAGTGGAGATACACCTATATGGACATCTGAAGATGCATATTTTTTAAAATTATCTAAATATCAAGAAAGATTAATTGAACATATTGAAAAACATCCGGAATTTATTGAGCCAGAATCAAGAAGAAATGAAATGATTCAAAACTTTTTAAAAGAACCACTTCCTGATCTATCTGTATCAAGAACATCATTCAAATGGGGCATACCTGTAGAGTTTGATGAAGGTCATGTAGTTTATGTTTGGATTGATGCATTATCAAATTATATTACTGGTTTGGGATATCATCCTGATTTAGATGAGCAACCAGACAAGTTTAAGAAATATTGGCCAGCTAATGTCCATTTGATTGGTAAAGATATTTTAAGATTTCATACGATATACTGGCCAATCATTTTAATGGCTATCGGTGTTGAACTACCTAAACAGGTTTTTGGTCATCCATGGGTATTGTTTAATAAAAACAAAATGAGTAAATCAACAGGTAATGTGATGTATACAGATGATATCGTTAAATATTTTGGTGTGGATACATTGAGATATTACGTGCTTCACGAGATTCCATTTGCACAAGATGGTAATATTACATACGAATTATTAATTGAAAGAAATAATACGGATTTAGCAAACACGATTGGAAACTTAGTGAATCGTACGATTGGTATGGTTCATAAATATAGAAATGGTGATGTAAAAAAAGTTATGTTAGATGAACCATTTGAACTAAGTTTAAAAGAAAAAGCATTAGAAGCTCTTCCAGAAATGCATAAATATATGGATGAACTCAAAGTAAGTGATGCAT
Proteins encoded in this window:
- a CDS encoding methionine--tRNA ligase, producing MKEKYYITTAIAYSSAIPHVGNVYEAILADAIARFKRLSGYDVLFQTGTDEHGQKIETKAQDNELSPKAYVDLISSEIKRIYDKVNISYDQFVRTTDDDHVKSVQAIFKKLYDQGDIYLGKYEGWYSLSEEAFILEKDIVDGKAPSGDTPIWTSEDAYFLKLSKYQERLIEHIEKHPEFIEPESRRNEMIQNFLKEPLPDLSVSRTSFKWGIPVEFDEGHVVYVWIDALSNYITGLGYHPDLDEQPDKFKKYWPANVHLIGKDILRFHTIYWPIILMAIGVELPKQVFGHPWVLFNKNKMSKSTGNVMYTDDIVKYFGVDTLRYYVLHEIPFAQDGNITYELLIERNNTDLANTIGNLVNRTIGMVHKYRNGDVKKVMLDEPFELSLKEKALEALPEMHKYMDELKVSDALEEVVKLARFANKYIDVSEPWVLNKDENKQDVLDHVLYQLLETIRFVGVLLQPFMPETATKILEQIGSKDSSFESLKDFGKYEAQTLNKPYVLFERFDMNKKIEEILKDQA